One window of the Pseudochaenichthys georgianus chromosome 21, fPseGeo1.2, whole genome shotgun sequence genome contains the following:
- the LOC117466709 gene encoding potassium/sodium hyperpolarization-activated cyclic nucleotide-gated channel 2-like isoform X1, whose protein sequence is MEKVKGPTARCTTATCGWRALLLPQLNRQSLYVYGSEMAVEKECMRQLQSGVFVIHPFSLMRSYYIMGMMAITFLNLIGIPMEIAFVDGTSGLAWEGFNVFSDTLFLIDVALNFRMGIIAEDGEEAILDIKRIRLSYLRTWFIPDVIAAFPIGYILLFADLQYYNEDNPSKTNKMMRILMFVRILSLIRLARVSRLVRFFNEVEKVSNANLEVVRLFFRVLSLFMMIFLLCHWNGCIQYFVPMLEEFPTDCWVRKENLMNASVSVKYSWGVFRALSQMIALSYGSMDAPTNYVEMWIVMVSMVSGCLMYTVLVANATTMIANTDPAAKEYKNKMSRLEHYMSFMKLPPELQLRISNYYQARYGGKWFQEKDVMHTVSSALKEQIMMVMCSRLLRKVPMFQNREENFINSVLLKLEYEVFLEGDAIVRVDVPGDRMFFIDHGQVVMETDSYDRELCDGDFFGESCVLAKGKHRATVKALTDCQCFSLSCDDFKEVLLCFPDISKDIEQLVQLNSEGEPV, encoded by the exons ATGGAGAAAGTAAAAGGTCCCACGGCGAGATGCACCACCGCCACCTGTGGGTGGAGAGCCCTGCTCCTGCCGCAGCTGAACCGGCAGTCGCTGTACGTGTACGGCAGCGAGATGGCCGTGGAGAAGGAGTGCATGCGCCAGCTGCAGAGCGGAGTCTTTGTGATCCATCCGTTCAGCCTCATGAG GAGTTACTACATCATGGGCATGATGGCCATCACGTTCCTCAACCTGATTGGCATTCCCATGGAGATAGCCTTCGTGGACGGAACCAGCGGCTTGGCATGGGAAGGATTTAACGTGTTTTCAGACACACTCTTCCTGATCGACGTGGCTCTGAATTTCCGAATGGGCATCATAGCCGAGGACGGCGAG GAAGCTATTCTGGACATCAAGCGGATCCGACTCAGCTACCTGAGGACATGGTTCATACCGGACGTGATCGCCGCGTTCCCGATCGGCTACATCCTGCTGTTTGCG GACTTACAGTACTACAACGAAGACAACCCCTCGAAGACGAACAAGATGATGCGGATCCTGATGTTCGTGCGGATCCTCAGTCTGATCCGCCTGGCTCGGGTGTCCCGTCTGGTCCGGTTCTTCAATGAGGTGGAGAAA GTGTCTAATGCAAACCTGGAGGTGGTCCGCCTCTTCTTCCGCGTCTTGTCTCTGTTCATGATGATTTTCCTGCTGTGTCACTGGAACGGCTGCATCCAGTACTTTGTGCCCATGCTGGAGGAGTTTCCCACCGACTGCTGGGTCCGCAAAGAAAACCTGATG AATGCCTCAGTGAGTGTGAAATACTCCTGGGGAGTTTTCCGGGCTCTCTCGCAGATGATCGCCCTCTCTTATGGCTCCATGGATGCTCCAACAA ATTACGTGGAGATGTGGATCGTGATGGTCAGCATGGTGTCCGGGTGTCTGATGTACACCGTCCTCGTGGCCAACGCTACGACCATGATCGCAAACACCGACCCGGCGGCCAAAGAGTACAAGAACAAG ATGAGCCGCTTGGAGCACTACATGTCCTTCATGAAGCTTCCTCCAGAGCTGCAGCTGCGCATCAGCAACTATTACCAGGCGCGCTACGGAGGGAAGTGGTTCCAGGAGAAGGACGTCATGCACACCGTGTCCTCGGCACTCAAAGAG CAAATCATGATGGTGATGTGCAGCCGGCTGCTAAGAAAGGTGCCGATGTTTCAGAACAGAGAAGAGAACTTCATCAACTCGGTGCTGCTGAAACTGGAGTACGAGGTTTTCCTGGAGGGAGACGCCATCGTCCGAGTGGACGTCCCCGGGGATCGCATGTTCTTCATCGACCACGGACAAGTCGTCATGGAGACCGACTCCTACGACCGGGAGCTGTGTGACGGAGACTTCTTTGGAG AGTCGTGCGTGCTGGCTAAAGGAAAGCATCGGGCCACGGTGAAGGCTCTGACCGACTGCCAGTGCTTCTCTCTGTCCTGTGACGACTTCAAGGAGGTGCTGCTGTGCTTCCCAGACATCAGCAAGGATATAGAGCAACTGGTTCAGCTCAACTCAGAGGGTGAGCCTGTGTGA
- the LOC117466709 gene encoding potassium/sodium hyperpolarization-activated cyclic nucleotide-gated channel 2-like isoform X2 has translation MGMMAITFLNLIGIPMEIAFVDGTSGLAWEGFNVFSDTLFLIDVALNFRMGIIAEDGEEAILDIKRIRLSYLRTWFIPDVIAAFPIGYILLFADLQYYNEDNPSKTNKMMRILMFVRILSLIRLARVSRLVRFFNEVEKVSNANLEVVRLFFRVLSLFMMIFLLCHWNGCIQYFVPMLEEFPTDCWVRKENLMNASVSVKYSWGVFRALSQMIALSYGSMDAPTNYVEMWIVMVSMVSGCLMYTVLVANATTMIANTDPAAKEYKNKMSRLEHYMSFMKLPPELQLRISNYYQARYGGKWFQEKDVMHTVSSALKEQIMMVMCSRLLRKVPMFQNREENFINSVLLKLEYEVFLEGDAIVRVDVPGDRMFFIDHGQVVMETDSYDRELCDGDFFGESCVLAKGKHRATVKALTDCQCFSLSCDDFKEVLLCFPDISKDIEQLVQLNSEGEPV, from the exons ATGGGCATGATGGCCATCACGTTCCTCAACCTGATTGGCATTCCCATGGAGATAGCCTTCGTGGACGGAACCAGCGGCTTGGCATGGGAAGGATTTAACGTGTTTTCAGACACACTCTTCCTGATCGACGTGGCTCTGAATTTCCGAATGGGCATCATAGCCGAGGACGGCGAG GAAGCTATTCTGGACATCAAGCGGATCCGACTCAGCTACCTGAGGACATGGTTCATACCGGACGTGATCGCCGCGTTCCCGATCGGCTACATCCTGCTGTTTGCG GACTTACAGTACTACAACGAAGACAACCCCTCGAAGACGAACAAGATGATGCGGATCCTGATGTTCGTGCGGATCCTCAGTCTGATCCGCCTGGCTCGGGTGTCCCGTCTGGTCCGGTTCTTCAATGAGGTGGAGAAA GTGTCTAATGCAAACCTGGAGGTGGTCCGCCTCTTCTTCCGCGTCTTGTCTCTGTTCATGATGATTTTCCTGCTGTGTCACTGGAACGGCTGCATCCAGTACTTTGTGCCCATGCTGGAGGAGTTTCCCACCGACTGCTGGGTCCGCAAAGAAAACCTGATG AATGCCTCAGTGAGTGTGAAATACTCCTGGGGAGTTTTCCGGGCTCTCTCGCAGATGATCGCCCTCTCTTATGGCTCCATGGATGCTCCAACAA ATTACGTGGAGATGTGGATCGTGATGGTCAGCATGGTGTCCGGGTGTCTGATGTACACCGTCCTCGTGGCCAACGCTACGACCATGATCGCAAACACCGACCCGGCGGCCAAAGAGTACAAGAACAAG ATGAGCCGCTTGGAGCACTACATGTCCTTCATGAAGCTTCCTCCAGAGCTGCAGCTGCGCATCAGCAACTATTACCAGGCGCGCTACGGAGGGAAGTGGTTCCAGGAGAAGGACGTCATGCACACCGTGTCCTCGGCACTCAAAGAG CAAATCATGATGGTGATGTGCAGCCGGCTGCTAAGAAAGGTGCCGATGTTTCAGAACAGAGAAGAGAACTTCATCAACTCGGTGCTGCTGAAACTGGAGTACGAGGTTTTCCTGGAGGGAGACGCCATCGTCCGAGTGGACGTCCCCGGGGATCGCATGTTCTTCATCGACCACGGACAAGTCGTCATGGAGACCGACTCCTACGACCGGGAGCTGTGTGACGGAGACTTCTTTGGAG AGTCGTGCGTGCTGGCTAAAGGAAAGCATCGGGCCACGGTGAAGGCTCTGACCGACTGCCAGTGCTTCTCTCTGTCCTGTGACGACTTCAAGGAGGTGCTGCTGTGCTTCCCAGACATCAGCAAGGATATAGAGCAACTGGTTCAGCTCAACTCAGAGGGTGAGCCTGTGTGA